GGCTTGCGGGCGAGCGCGACGAGGAGGTCGAACTCGAGTGGGGTGAGTTTCACCTCCTCGTCGTCCCGGCTGACCGTGTGCGCCGGCACGTCGATGGTGATCTGGTTGCCGGGCGGACCGATGGTGAGCAGCTCCGGCGCGACGTCCTCGCCGCGGCGCAGCCGGGCCCGCATCCGGGCCACCAGTTCCTTGGGCTTGAACGGCTTGACCACGTAGTCGTCGGCGCCGGACTCCAGCCCCAGCACCACGTCGACGGTGTCGCTCTTGGCGGTCAGCATCACGATGGGTATGCCGGACTCGGCCCGGATCGCGCGGGCCACGTCGATGCCGCTCATGCCGGGCAGCATCAGGTCGAGCAGGACGATATCGGGCCGGCTGTCCCGGAACGCGGCCAATGCCCGTTCTCCGTCGGCGACGAAGGACGGCACGAAGCCCTCGCTGCGCAACACGATGCCGAGCATCTCGGCAAGGGCGGGGTCGTCGTCGACCACGAGTACGCGGGCTCTCATGGGGTTTATCGTTCCATCCCCGTTCATTCGGAGGTCGGAGTCTTCACGGCACGGTAACGCCGAGCGCGCCCGCGCACCACAGCCGACGGCGTGGCCGACCAGCGTGGCGTGCCGCGGCGGACGGATCCACCGGTTGCGGACCCGTCGTCCCCCATGATCCCCCGGTGGTCACCCCACCCGCCACCTCTGACCGGCCCTCTCCCCTGCCGGATCAGGAGAACAGGTCGCGCCCCCACCAGTCGGCCGCGTCCCGCACGCCCGGCGGGCAGGCGAACAGGCCGCTGGAGACGTGCCGCAGGTATTCGTTCATC
The genomic region above belongs to Micromonospora sp. WMMD1128 and contains:
- the mtrA gene encoding MtrAB system response regulator MtrA, which translates into the protein MRARVLVVDDDPALAEMLGIVLRSEGFVPSFVADGERALAAFRDSRPDIVLLDLMLPGMSGIDVARAIRAESGIPIVMLTAKSDTVDVVLGLESGADDYVVKPFKPKELVARMRARLRRGEDVAPELLTIGPPGNQITIDVPAHTVSRDDEEVKLTPLEFDLLVALARKPRQVFTREVLLEQVWGYRHAADTRLVNVHVQRLRAKIEPDPERPEIILTVRGVGYKAGTG